The segment AtttttatacgttgatttttatatataagtattacaGTGAGAGCCTTCCTGATTGTTGTAGAGGATTATTTTGTGAGAGGTCGGATGTTCACCACCAAATtactcggatacgaggtaatactgaggttcctcgattagttttaagtaggtcttcttttcacttatttacagagcttcaaaactttggaataaactgagtatagatatcaaggaaataggCAGCTTTggccagtttaagtctgatttacgtgtggagttgctcggtaggtatacttttgaaacagattaactaaaaaaaaatttctatgggtaattcatttgtaatatttgtgtatttttttgtttgttatttttgttgtcttggggtcagGCAAGGtaatgtattgtttatgtttttttattgtagttgattttggtatatggtctcattcttcatattttctcattctccatattctctctttattttccttgaatttcgCATTAGCTTCgtttatgttgtgctattgattaagaggtgtttattttctaataaaattgttctactactactgatgTTTCTTCCTTGGAGTCTtaataattctttatttattcaagcataaataaatggaaccatttaaaatgtttttggtttcagtaaagtgcaaatcatTTTCTATTCTTGAGAGGGGATGGGGGGTTGCTAGTCCTAATCTTGctaattacaccccccccccctttaaaaaaaaatctccgcGAAAAATGTCCGTATATTTCCCAGTAGCAGATACTATCTGAAAGTAATTAACAAATTAGAAAACTTAAGAAGGCACTTAAACTCCTccaatggggttctctgattgttttgtagttagggagggagggagatacctcaaagTAAGCATTTTGATGCTTACTTCGAAAACCAACAAATCATTTGACCTTCTTGACTATATAGAACAGTTTATTTTGTGAagggaaaaatcagaaattctacCAAACTACCCTTCAATGAAGAAGGGGTTCATAATAATCGACTGCAAGCACCGGTGGATCTAGGGAGCCAGGGGGAGGGGCCTGGAGAATTTCTTATGGCCACCCTCTTTCCctataagttttttaatttggtcaattattggtaaGACGTGACATATCTCATGCTGTCAGGAGAAAGAGTACTCCCAACAAACACTTAACATGGGGCGCAACACAAGGCAAAACAATTTTTCCAAGATCTTTCCGACAAAAACGACCCTGATTTGGTACAACCGAACCATAGCTAGAACATAAACTTTCCActatttgagaaaatattggCTCTCTTGTCTAACGTAACGTACAAAAAAACCGTGCTCCCAAATACATAAATGAATCAACGCAAGAAATAGTCTAAGTTCCGGTAGAAACGGAAACTGGGTAACAACAGTTAAACGCCCAAAATTAACATTCCAAACTATTAATTCGCAGAtcaatcttagaaaaaccatgCAAGAGCCTATCAAGATTCGATTGAAGAGCTTCGTGCGTTTTACTAATCAGCAATACACCGTCAGAGTACGCGAGATACGTTATCTCCACACCGTTAAGAAATGAAGTGGGCAAAAGGCCATCCAGAACATCAGCAATAGCTGACTTAAATATGCTGGGCGATAGAAAGCTCCCTTGGCGGACTCCACTTCTTATTTGAATCGGAGCACGCAGCTTCGAATCCCATTTAGCAAAAACAATAGAATTACAGTACCAGTGAAGTAGTGTCCCAAACACACTTTTATTAACACCCGCTCTAATCAAAGAAGCAATTGTTTGATGATGATTCACATGATCAAAAGCCTTCAAAATATCAACTGTACAAAGGAACGCTGATGGATTGGGCCTCAGCAAGCATCAGACAAAATCCAACGGGCATGTTAACAAACAAGTCCCTTCGAGAAACCGATTTGATTTGCACCGCAATCTTCAACAGTGTTAATGGGCAATATCACAGCACAAACTTTATTTGACCTACAAGAAAATATGCCTAACACTGCGTACCTTAATAATTCATAGAATATTACATACCTTAACACTTTGCTCACACTTGAAGCAATTGTGATTGGCCTATATGAAGCACAATAATCTGCAGATTTACTTCTCTTTAGCACAAACGTTATATGGCCAACTAGAAAACCATCTGGCACGATTACATTGCACAAAATCATTCGAAAAATCAACTGGAGGTGAAAGTGTCCGTATAATATTCTTCCCATGCACTAAGTGAGAGAGTGGAAGGGGGTTGGCCATATGAACtctctttagcttttttaaaactaaaattgtcagAATTGGCAATGATCAGATTTTACTCTAGTGTGAacctaaagttatttttttcgaTGGATGGCAAAACAGATCAGGTATCTAAAGATATAAAGATATACAAACGTAAGGAAGACTTTTTCTGAAATATCGTGCACTCAATCAGGTGTTTCCGTATACTTTTACGTTTGATAATCTCCAACCCCCCtaccaaaaaaagatatttctacTTGTGGCCATTATAAGATGAGCCACCAAAACTCCCCCTACGAGAAACATGAAGGATCCTGATAGGTTAATAGGTAAATAGGTTAATAGGTTCtcataaatattatattcaaatttattgCTATCAATTAAGGACTTTAACCAACTAAATTCACATATATTAAAGTCAGTTATGCAGTACTTAATTAGAGGAAAAATAAGCCTTTCAGATtgacattaatattaaaatatggaAGTCAATCTGCTATAAAAAGAAACCAATCATGCAAATTTGTCATTCATAACCGTCCCTTACAATAGGTTATACCTAATTGAGAACTGATTTAGCGTCATTTAGATTTCGGACATGGAAAAATGGTAAGTCAGCCTACAGGCTACTAATTTTACTTACCTTTTTCCCGTATTTGTCTTTATATAGCTTATTGCATTATTATAGTTGAATATTTCGCTTTCTTTTGAAccagtttttaaaatcaaggcGAGCGGGGCAACTTTGTCCCACCTCTCTATTCACAAGACCTGCACAAATATTTTGCTTAAACGTTGCTACTACCTTGCCTTGCTCCTACCAATTCTTGACAGAAAGATGGTAGCTCcataatatatacaaaaattttcGGTCCGTTTTCAATTAGACATcgttttcatttgaagaaaataaaatacctttacGTTTAGCTTCTGTCCTTCAGGGCTCTGCCCCTTCTCAAGTGAGGCTGTCAGCTCCCTCCTGAACACACTAAAGTGTAGCTTTTGCATActgtttatcaaaataaaatctccCTTAAAAAGGGGTACTTCCCCTATATTTTTGACCCCTTCCACCGTGTGTAAGTAAGCATATGCATTTTTCAAGACAACTTCTtaaaaagctagaaaattttGAGCCCAAGGAGTCGCTTTTGACGCTTCGGGCAGTCCCTTTCCACAAAAATGATCcaatgaccccctccccctccataaGTTGTGCACAATTATGCAATAAATTATAAAACGTTGGGACGGACTGTACCAACTATTCTTTTTGTATGGACTGTATAATAAAAACTCATAAATCTTTAGGGAGGAAAAGAATGCTACGCAGCCGTGTAGCCCTTGAAACGGGTAGATCACTTCAATAGCTTTCTTATAGTTCTAAACCAGTTGATAATATTCGAATCTTTACTGATAGCCTTTCGGTCCAAGTTGGCCATAACTGTTGTTCTGCTCCAGAAAATAGCAGAAATCAGTACTTTAGCGTGACACAATCTCCTTCGTTACTTAGAAATGGCTCTGCAACGTTAAATGTCTGTTCAAATGAATACCCTCCCAATGTTCTACGGCTGAATGAAACATAAATATGGATAAGTTAATCTTTAGTAAAATACTATGACGATAAATATACATATCGAAGATGCCTGACTCGTAGGCCACGAAAAGAGTTGTAAACGAAGGCCAACAATCAGAATTAAACttaaagatttaattattgacttAAATATGTCCTAGCTGAATAAATTGTATGGTACTTACATGTTATAGTGACCACATATTGTTCTTGATCTGAAATAAAGCTGATTTTTTGTGTCAATTGGAAGATAATCACTTTAGCCTGAGCGAGTTTAACGGTATCTATGCaagtatattaaaatttaatgtttaatgcATAGAGGCGGTTAGGTAGTTAATTTAATGAGTTCTGAGGGggcctgctttccatagttCTCTGTTGTagcttgcatttttttttgttttgcttaaatattataatttcacCCTATTTAGGTATCTTTCATTTTGACTAGCCTAACTTCATTTCTTTGGTAcggtcgctataacacgtaagtatcAATTATACATATATACCTGAACATGGGCTTGGGAACATaggaattttgtaaaatttcacTATCAAAGcagtggcgccatttggggggggcaggggggggccatggcccccccctgatttctggaggggcccaatttcaaccacgtaattctttgtttattcgtccttgttctacttttttctcttttttttttaccgtatttctactgtgaattattactaaatagcaaattcaagatactcgacgattattgcatttcaagaaagtatcctgtttttgccgttctctctaattaatttatggtcacccttttggcagGGGTTTGTAAAGTAAAGTCCTTCCTGGGCTCGGGTGCTTCTGTGACATTGAAGTCTCTCCAGTGATTAATGAATCCCGTCAGTCGGCACATTTATGTGTAGGCTAACATCTGGAAATTTCTGGAAAAACAATCTGGAAATTGGGTATCCAGACCAGggtttgtatttagtttctcgttacccttcatcaaataaagaacCGTGAAACAGTGTTAAGTTGTGTTCAAGTTCAAATCGGATTATTGAAACATGAGTTCATCCGGTGCGAgtggtgcaaaaaaaaggaaaataaaagcccaaaggaaagaagaagaaataaagatgcaacgacgattggcttcgtttttcaaaccgactgtaagtaaatctaccacattttaaattttgtcctattGCGTCAGGAAGTACCGATCTCGCGGAATTGCCAGAAATCCGGATCCACCCCAAGTCCCCCACAGTGCCCCCATAGAGGAGGGGGTCTTCCCCCTCCTCTACACCAttctcttcatgctaaagtttttcagcatttgtaaaaaagttacttactgttttaataaaacgccctttgtgtttgaggagtcatttttaaagaattgggacaaaatttaaactttaggataaagagcgcagtgttgaggaggaggcaacccccctcgtatatgtaataattcttgttatttttaagttttaataatgctccttaatttcagttgaaaaactgtttttctatttaatttctgatcattttttaaataaagccaggAAGTCTGGcttcacctccacggagaaatcccccttggaaacatcctctgaacaatacaatcctggttaaaatttactgggacaattacccttaacacttCCAAGCGTGAAATTGAGCCAGTAAatagaaagcaagatatataaagaaattttgtataggaattttgtactaaaaaaaaaaattagcgtaaagagcgaggtattgacgaaagggtgaaccttctcatatgtaataatttcttttcgttttaagtttcaatcctgctccttactttgagttgaagaaacttttttttcatttaatttcttattctttttttaatagtgcttggaaatccagtgcccccttgatcgaaaattcagctcccctatgaaaagtttctccatggaaagatcctcctacataaccTCCTCTGCTCGAGCtgcccccccaccagaaaaaaactgaaaatgtttgtatacttcgcaattacctatactatttataaaaaaaactatttataaaaaagggcaaagtcCACAAATTGAACACCTTCCCCCAGAGACTTTGGACAATTAAGGCAtctttaaagacatatttattaaatttttaaatatattaaacaaaatggctgtttcaaaattttgatcaggtgacttagGGTAAAAAGAgggtgggatggggcctagttgctctccaaattttttttcatttgaaaaagggcactagaacttttaatttacctttgaatgagccctcttgcgatattctaggacaactgggtcaatacgatcacccctggaaaaaaaataacacgcgtccttgatctttcttctggcaagaaaatccaaaattcgtcattttagcagataggagcttgaaactcctgcaGTAAAGTTCAGTGATGCGCTGAATTAAATGGTGATATTTTTGTTAAggttatattactttcaggggggggggtgttttccccttttttcggacataagacaaattttctcaggctcgtaacttttgatgggtaaaactaaatttgatacaacttatatatttgaaattagcgtacaaatctgattcttttgatgcatctataggtatcaaaattccgggttttagagtttcggttactattgagccgtgtcgcttttttacttgaagttcgttaccacgaactaattGATTATAGCTTCGTAGTTgaattgattatgttttttgttgttgcttgctctaaattttgtgttgttttctatGTTAATTATGTACAATTCACGTCCTGGTAAAAGAAGTAACTGGGACatcacttttaatttgtttttaattaaaacttgattACTCTGTAGGATAGTGATGCTGGGACGTCAAGGGACAACCCATCGGCAACCGAGGTTTTACCGAGAAACGAGCAGACCCTGGACGTGAGACTCATTTCTGAGGAGACAAACCTGCGCGAACCACAAACGGAGGAAATGGCTTCCAGAACGATCAGCACCGATTTGTCCGTGAACCCGTATGATAACCCCTGCCAACCAGTTTTGACTGACTATCCCGCCACTACCATCGGGAATCGCAAACGAAAATTTAACAGCTCCTATTTCTTGAAATACCCATGGCTCGAATATTCGAAAGAACAGGACTCGGTGTTCTGTTTCAATTGCCGACATTTCAGTGGATCCTCGCTAAGATCAGGCGAAAGGTATGGAGCTAGAGCATTCATTGATATAGGATTTAGAAAGTGGAAAGACATTTCTGAACTGATACGGCAGCACGAAAACAGCGACCGACACAAAGCATGTACCATTTCTTTGACTCAGTTTAAAGCTATTGAGACGGAGGCGGCCGAATCTGTTGCGTCATGCCTCTCCAAAGAACGCGAAAAAGAAATACTAGAGAATAGACAGTACGTAAAAGCTCTACTAAAAACTACAGCATTACTTGGACGACAAGGTCTTGCGTTTCGTGGCCATGATGAAGGGGAGTCTAGTGCCAATCAAGGGAATTTCGTAGAGACAGTACATCTTTTAACAGAAATCAACCCTGACTTGATGAAAAACTCTCGTAAGGCCTATGGCCATTACATGTCACACGAGTACCAAAACGACTACATTGAGGTCATaggaaatgaaatcaaaagttctatcgCGAAAGAAGTcagagaagcaaaatattttgccgtTCTTGTTGACGAGACAAAAGACCTCTCGAAAAAGGAACAACTCGCGATCTTAGTGCGCTATGTTCATGAcctgaaaatcaaagaaagggCCATAGGTTGCTACCACATGCGCAAGGTTGACGCTGAGAGTTTGGCCGACTTCATTTACAACGAAATAAAGGGTATCGGCCTTGACTGGTCAAAGTGTGTTGGACAGTGCTATGACGGGGCCAGTGTAATGAGCGGACACTTTTCAGGAGTACAGGCCCGTCTCCGGGAAAAAGCACCACAAGCGGTGTACACACACTGTCATTCCCATAGACTTAACCTTGTCATTGGCGATTGTatgcagaaaatacaaagaatttcatcagtattttcagttttgcaaaCAGTTTACAGTTTCGTCTCCAACAGCAACACTCGATACCAGTTGTTCGTCGAAGCCCAGAAAACTGCCAATGTGCCTGTGCTAACGCTTGAAAGGACAGTAGTGACACGTTGGTCTTACTGGTATAGATCAGTGGCTAAGATCCTGGTTAGATATGACTGCATACTCGCAGTTCTGTCAGTAGTTCAAGAATCTTCTGACAGGGAGGCAGCGGCAGAAGCTACGGGCCTTAAGAACCAGCTAGAGTCGTTTCCCTTCATATTCAGTTTGCATGTCATTCACGAAGTTCTTGCAGTGATAAACCCTCTTTCTGAACAACTACAGGCAGCAGATCTGGTCATCTCAGAAGCTTGCACTTTGATCAGTGCAACAAAGAACGAACTGAGGAAAATGCGTGATGACGAGTATTTTCGTGTCCTATACGGCAAGTCTAAAGAGATGGCCATTAATGTCGGAGCTGATCTGTCGGAAACAAGTGCTCTCTCTTCAGCCATACCTGTTAAATCAAAACGAGTTCAGAAGATATCCGGAAGACTAAGAGACTATTTGACGACAACAACAATTGGAAAGCACAACATTGACTCCGAAAGCACAACAACGGAAGACAAAATGCGGAGAGAGTTCTACGAGGTTTTGGACAGAGTGTTAAATGAGTTTGAAGAGCGTTTTTCTGTCCAACTGCCAGTGCTAGAAGCCACACGTTGCCTTAACCCCAAATCCACAGATTTTATGGACTCAGATTTACTTTTTGTGATCGCGACATACTTCGATCAGGCGGGAATCGATACTATGCAGCTGAAGTGTCAAGCTTTAATAGCTCGTGCATTTGTGTCGCAGCTTCCACAGAAACCGGCAAATGCTTTAGATGTCTTCGAACAACTCGGAGGATTGAAAGAAGCTTATTCTGAGCTTCTTAAGGTCGTCAGGGTAGTCCTCACACTCCCGCTCACAACGTGCTCAAATGAacgttttttctctgtgttgacctttgtgaaggactacctccggacaacgatggaaaacgagcgactttcgcatttgctgcttatattctctgagaaagctgcagtgaaggagctcaattttgagaagcttgtcgacgacttcgcaaaaatgaag is part of the Artemia franciscana chromosome 12, ASM3288406v1, whole genome shotgun sequence genome and harbors:
- the LOC136034157 gene encoding zinc finger MYM-type protein 1-like, whose product is MSSSGASGAKKRKIKAQRKEEEIKMQRRLASFFKPTDSDAGTSRDNPSATEVLPRNEQTLDVRLISEETNLREPQTEEMASRTISTDLSVNPYDNPCQPVLTDYPATTIGNRKRKFNSSYFLKYPWLEYSKEQDSVFCFNCRHFSGSSLRSGERYGARAFIDIGFRKWKDISELIRQHENSDRHKACTISLTQFKAIETEAAESVASCLSKEREKEILENRQYVKALLKTTALLGRQGLAFRGHDEGESSANQGNFVETVHLLTEINPDLMKNSRKAYGHYMSHEYQNDYIEVIGNEIKSSIAKEVREAKYFAVLVDETKDLSKKEQLAILVRYVHDLKIKERAIGCYHMRKVDAESLADFIYNEIKGIGLDWSKCVGQCYDGASVMSGHFSGVQARLREKAPQAVYTHCHSHRLNLVIGDCMQKIQRISSVFSVLQTVYSFVSNSNTRYQLFVEAQKTANVPVLTLERTVVTRWSYWYRSVAKILVRYDCILAVLSVVQESSDREAAAEATGLKNQLESFPFIFSLHVIHEVLAVINPLSEQLQAADLVISEACTLISATKNELRKMRDDEYFRVLYGKSKEMAINVGADLSETSALSSAIPVKSKRVQKISGRLRDYLTTTTIGKHNIDSESTTTEDKMRREFYEVLDRVLNEFEERFSVQLPVLEATRCLNPKSTDFMDSDLLFVIATYFDQAGIDTMQLKCQALIARAFVSQLPQKPANALDVFEQLGGLKEAYSELLKVVRSQVVAATFASSCIQSQLVVVASSSGSPESLKLAPLAVPKILQIRPFDNLDAYSLLT